From one Bradyrhizobium sp. Ash2021 genomic stretch:
- a CDS encoding PilZ domain-containing protein: MIERRIATRHRVLKQGTLAFGSGGGVDCMVRNISSSGARIETASPMGLPPSFTLVIKTDHFLRRCHRVWSKDTKVGVAFD; encoded by the coding sequence ATGATCGAAAGACGGATAGCAACCAGACACCGCGTGCTCAAACAGGGAACGCTGGCTTTCGGCAGTGGCGGCGGCGTCGACTGCATGGTCCGCAACATCTCCTCGAGCGGTGCGCGGATTGAGACAGCGAGCCCGATGGGACTGCCGCCGTCTTTCACCCTTGTCATCAAGACCGATCACTTCCTGCGCCGCTGCCATCGGGTCTGGAGCAAGGACACAAAGGTCGGCGTCGCGTTCGACTAG
- the recA gene encoding recombinase RecA, whose translation MSATALRIVEGSSMDKTKALSAALSQIERQFGKGSVMKLGKNDRSMDIETISSGSLGLDIALGVGGLPRGRVVEIYGPESSGKTTLALHTVAEGQKKGGICAFIDAEHALDPVYARKLGVNIDELLISQPDTGEQALEICDTLVRSGAVDVLVIDSVAALVPKAELEGEMGDALPGLQARLMSQALRKLTASINKSNTMVIFINQIRMKIGVMYGSPETTTGGNALKFYASVRLDIRRIGAIKERDEVVGNQTRVKVVKNKLAPPFKQVEFDIMYGEGVSKMGEILDLGVKAGIVEKSGAWFSYDSQRLGQGRENSKAFLKANPDMTAKIEAAIRQNSGLIAEQILAGSPERDADGEEPEDAAEA comes from the coding sequence ATGTCTGCTACTGCCCTGCGTATCGTCGAAGGATCCTCCATGGATAAGACCAAGGCCCTGTCTGCCGCGCTCTCCCAGATCGAGCGTCAGTTCGGCAAGGGCTCGGTGATGAAGCTGGGCAAGAACGACCGCTCGATGGACATCGAGACCATTTCCTCGGGCTCGCTCGGGCTGGACATCGCGCTTGGCGTCGGCGGCTTGCCGAGGGGGCGGGTGGTTGAAATCTACGGGCCGGAATCCTCGGGCAAAACCACGCTGGCGCTGCACACGGTGGCCGAAGGCCAGAAGAAGGGTGGCATCTGCGCCTTCATCGACGCCGAACACGCGCTCGATCCGGTCTATGCCCGCAAGCTTGGCGTCAACATCGACGAGCTGCTGATTTCGCAGCCCGACACCGGTGAGCAGGCGCTGGAAATTTGCGACACGCTGGTGCGCTCCGGCGCGGTCGACGTGCTGGTGATCGACTCGGTTGCGGCGCTGGTGCCGAAGGCCGAACTCGAAGGCGAGATGGGCGATGCGCTGCCCGGCCTGCAGGCGCGGCTGATGAGCCAGGCATTGCGCAAGCTCACCGCCTCGATCAACAAATCCAACACCATGGTGATCTTCATCAACCAGATTCGGATGAAGATCGGCGTGATGTACGGCTCGCCGGAAACCACCACCGGCGGCAACGCGCTGAAATTTTACGCCTCCGTCCGCCTCGACATCCGCCGCATCGGCGCCATCAAGGAACGCGACGAAGTGGTCGGCAACCAGACCCGCGTCAAGGTGGTGAAGAACAAGCTGGCGCCGCCGTTCAAGCAGGTCGAATTCGACATCATGTATGGCGAAGGCGTCTCCAAGATGGGCGAAATCCTCGACCTCGGCGTCAAGGCCGGCATCGTCGAAAAGTCCGGCGCCTGGTTCTCCTATGACAGCCAGCGCCTCGGCCAGGGCCGCGAGAATTCGAAAGCATTCCTCAAGGCCAATCCCGACATGACCGCGAAGATCGAAGCGGCGATCCGGCAAAACTCCGGCCTGATCGCCGAGCAGATTCTGGCAGGCTCGCCCGAGCGCGATGCCGATGGCGAAGAGCCGGAGGATGCCGCGGAGGCGTGA
- a CDS encoding IS1182 family transposase has translation MSKYFRPWNIDQTLLLPPNVQDFVPKGHVSRFIVELVRESLDLKEITGSYVSGLGQPPFDPRMMVALVLHGYASGLYSSRRIAKACRERNDFVMIVALDPPDFRTISDFRKRHLKALGALFLQVLKLCETAGLVKLGHVALDGTKIKANASKHKAMSYERMKKREAELKAEVARMLAAAEAADAQEDETFGKDKRGDELPDWAGDKEKRLAKIQQAMAALEADARLAAEEERRIEAEKEQQRQAEGRKKPGKPAAPASDQPDPKSQRNFTDPESRIMKSKDGFVQAYNAQAAVDAGAQIIVAHELTQCGNDQGQLVPLIEAIENNLGRTPEQASADSGYCSESNLEALEAHRVDGYVAPGRAKHPTAANGKIGGPLTQRMRKKIDDGGFETPYRLRKQVVEPVFGQIKQARGFRQFLLRGVEKVRAEWAMICTAHNLLKLFTLAKAA, from the coding sequence ATGAGCAAGTATTTTCGCCCCTGGAATATCGATCAGACGCTGCTTCTGCCGCCGAATGTGCAGGACTTCGTGCCGAAAGGCCATGTCTCGCGGTTTATCGTTGAACTGGTGCGGGAGAGCCTCGATCTCAAGGAGATCACGGGCAGCTATGTGAGCGGGCTCGGGCAGCCGCCGTTCGACCCGCGCATGATGGTGGCGCTTGTGCTGCACGGCTATGCGAGTGGGCTGTATTCATCGCGGCGGATCGCGAAGGCCTGCCGCGAACGGAATGATTTTGTAATGATTGTCGCGCTCGATCCGCCGGATTTTCGCACGATCAGCGACTTCCGCAAGCGGCATTTGAAGGCGCTCGGCGCACTGTTCCTGCAGGTTCTGAAGTTGTGCGAGACGGCAGGGCTGGTCAAACTCGGCCATGTCGCGCTTGATGGCACGAAGATCAAAGCGAACGCGTCGAAACATAAAGCGATGAGTTATGAGCGCATGAAGAAACGCGAGGCGGAATTGAAAGCCGAGGTCGCTCGCATGCTGGCGGCCGCTGAGGCGGCGGATGCTCAGGAGGACGAGACTTTCGGCAAAGACAAACGCGGCGACGAGCTGCCGGATTGGGCTGGCGACAAGGAGAAGCGGCTGGCGAAGATCCAGCAGGCGATGGCGGCGCTGGAGGCCGACGCCAGGCTGGCCGCGGAGGAAGAGCGTCGCATCGAGGCCGAAAAGGAACAGCAGCGCCAAGCCGAAGGCCGCAAGAAGCCGGGCAAACCGGCGGCGCCGGCATCGGACCAGCCTGATCCCAAGTCGCAACGCAACTTCACCGATCCGGAAAGCCGCATCATGAAGTCGAAGGATGGCTTCGTTCAGGCCTATAATGCACAGGCCGCCGTCGACGCAGGCGCCCAGATCATTGTCGCGCACGAACTGACGCAGTGCGGCAACGATCAGGGCCAGCTGGTGCCCCTGATCGAGGCCATCGAGAACAATCTCGGCCGCACGCCGGAGCAGGCCTCAGCGGACTCCGGCTACTGCAGCGAATCCAATCTCGAAGCGCTCGAAGCACATCGCGTTGACGGCTATGTCGCGCCTGGACGCGCCAAGCACCCGACAGCCGCGAACGGAAAAATCGGCGGACCGCTGACCCAACGGATGCGAAAGAAGATCGACGATGGCGGCTTCGAAACGCCCTACCGATTGAGAAAGCAAGTGGTCGAACCGGTGTTCGGACAGATCAAACAGGCGCGCGGCTTCCGCCAGTTCCTGTTGCGGGGTGTCGAAAAAGTGCGTGCCGAGTGGGCCATGATCTGCACCGCCCACAACCTCCTGAAGCTGTTCACCCTCGCAAAGGCTGCCTGA
- a CDS encoding PaaI family thioesterase: protein MQQQPAAEFGIDEARRVLGEVFAPWVRDLDLSIEGFDFTPPPGGAADWQPGAILRMPFSERLCRNGGIVCGQALMAFADTAMVLANLAANKGYRPMTTVDQTTHFMRAVTASDVLAEARVVRLGRTMSFGRVTLSGATDNKPVAMVSSAFAMLP, encoded by the coding sequence ATGCAGCAACAACCGGCCGCGGAGTTCGGCATTGACGAGGCGAGGCGCGTGCTGGGCGAGGTGTTTGCACCGTGGGTGCGGGACCTGGATTTGTCGATCGAGGGTTTCGACTTCACCCCGCCGCCGGGTGGCGCGGCCGACTGGCAGCCGGGCGCGATCCTGCGGATGCCGTTTTCGGAACGCCTGTGCCGCAATGGCGGCATCGTCTGCGGCCAGGCGCTGATGGCGTTTGCCGATACCGCGATGGTGCTGGCCAACCTCGCCGCCAACAAGGGCTACCGTCCGATGACGACGGTGGACCAGACCACGCATTTCATGCGCGCGGTCACCGCCTCCGACGTGCTGGCCGAGGCGCGCGTGGTCCGGCTCGGGCGCACCATGAGCTTCGGCCGCGTCACGCTGTCAGGCGCCACCGACAACAAGCCGGTGGCGATGGTCTCGAGCGCGTTCGCGATGCTGCCTTAA
- a CDS encoding IS110 family transposase, producing MSQTLNSAMAVIGIDIGKNSFHVVGHDARGAIVLRQKWSRGQVEARLANIPPCLIGMEACVGAHHLSRKLASLGHDARLMPAKYVRPYSKGQKNDFNDAEAIAEAVQRPTMKFVATKTAEQLDLQALHRVRERLVSQRTGIINQIRAFMLERGIAVRQGIGFLRTELPTILATRTDALSPRMLRVIEELAGDWRRLNQRIDGLSGEIEALARQDQACSRLMTVPGIGPIISSAMVAAIGTGDVFSKGRDFGAWLGLVPKQISTGDRTILGKISRRGNRYLRVLFVQAAWVVLVRIKDWERYGLKSWIEAAKRRLHHNVLAIALANKLARIAWAVLAKGRAFELTRTDDADVRPA from the coding sequence ATGTCCCAGACACTCAATAGCGCGATGGCCGTGATTGGCATCGATATCGGCAAGAACTCGTTCCACGTCGTGGGCCACGATGCGCGCGGCGCCATCGTGCTGCGGCAAAAGTGGTCGCGTGGCCAAGTGGAGGCGCGGCTCGCCAATATACCGCCTTGCCTGATCGGCATGGAAGCCTGCGTCGGCGCCCATCACCTGAGCCGCAAACTCGCATCGCTGGGTCACGATGCCAGATTGATGCCGGCCAAATATGTACGCCCCTATAGCAAGGGACAGAAGAACGACTTCAATGATGCCGAAGCGATTGCCGAAGCCGTGCAGCGCCCGACGATGAAGTTCGTGGCGACCAAGACCGCGGAGCAACTGGATCTGCAGGCGCTGCATCGGGTGCGCGAGCGACTGGTGTCGCAACGCACCGGCATCATCAACCAGATTCGCGCCTTCATGTTGGAACGCGGGATCGCCGTGCGCCAAGGTATCGGCTTCCTGCGCACGGAACTGCCCACCATCCTTGCGACGCGCACCGATGCCCTGTCGCCACGCATGTTGCGTGTCATCGAGGAGTTGGCAGGCGACTGGCGCCGACTGAATCAGCGTATCGATGGCCTCTCCGGCGAGATCGAAGCCCTGGCCCGTCAAGATCAGGCATGTTCGCGCCTGATGACGGTGCCCGGCATCGGGCCGATCATTTCGAGCGCCATGGTGGCCGCGATCGGCACTGGAGACGTATTCTCCAAAGGCCGCGACTTCGGCGCCTGGCTCGGACTGGTGCCCAAGCAGATCTCAACGGGAGACCGCACGATCCTCGGCAAAATCTCGAGGCGCGGCAATCGCTACCTGCGCGTTCTGTTTGTGCAGGCGGCATGGGTTGTGCTGGTCAGGATAAAGGACTGGGAACGTTACGGGCTCAAATCCTGGATCGAAGCCGCCAAGAGGCGGTTGCACCACAACGTGCTCGCGATTGCGCTCGCCAACAAACTTGCCCGCATCGCCTGGGCGGTGCTGGCGAAAGGACGCGCCTTCGAGCTGACGAGGACCGACGATGCAGACGTCCGACCCGCTTGA
- a CDS encoding peptidylprolyl isomerase: MLRRLVLLFSVIAMGLVLNGCTKCGPIWDDWVQSPKSCKSDHL, encoded by the coding sequence ATGTTACGCCGGTTGGTATTGCTTTTCAGCGTGATCGCCATGGGTCTCGTGCTCAATGGCTGCACCAAATGCGGTCCGATCTGGGACGACTGGGTGCAATCGCCGAAATCCTGTAAATCGGATCACCTTTGA
- a CDS encoding caspase family protein — MSRPALLTAIVLSAILSHANPASAENRLALVIGQSAYRSVPALPNPANDARAVTQLLTDSGFEVSSASDLSQNEMRDKVSEFAGKVAAKGADTVALVFYAGHGLQIDGENFLVPVDVDPKREADIPIQAVRLNDILNTLTSVPTRMRIVLLDSCRNNPFPELKAAGHGLAIVDAKVGVPGTFLSFSTSPGAEAEDGNGVDSPYTTALLAAAKEPGPIEETFKRVRLSVNKATEGRQTPWDSSSLTEDFRFSGPAVAGPKLAATPKRTVEQWRGDLTGKPVEVANELIVADGTDEAYEAFVGLYPQTPFGLQARDWLDRHRRMVAWKNAVLINTAAGYRAFLAQYPDSDLTATARKLEERLRNRPDVAAVVAAPVSVPATNVALAAPTCPCTTPPQPLKKVDLPAKKRTDPDTPKRASSTPSRRVIDEDVVVVRRPPPPRDVYEPSGPPIGIGIGIGIGGGGFGGRSGGEGMSRRGGY; from the coding sequence ATGTCACGCCCCGCGCTGCTCACCGCGATCGTGCTGTCCGCGATCCTCAGTCATGCCAATCCCGCGTCCGCCGAAAATCGCCTGGCGCTGGTGATCGGCCAATCGGCCTACCGTTCGGTGCCAGCGCTGCCCAATCCGGCCAACGACGCCAGGGCGGTCACGCAATTGCTGACTGATTCCGGTTTCGAGGTCTCATCCGCATCCGACCTTTCGCAGAACGAGATGCGCGACAAGGTCTCGGAATTCGCCGGCAAGGTGGCGGCCAAGGGGGCCGATACGGTCGCGCTGGTATTTTATGCCGGCCACGGCCTGCAGATCGACGGCGAAAACTTTCTGGTGCCTGTCGACGTCGACCCCAAGCGCGAAGCGGACATTCCGATCCAGGCCGTGCGCCTCAACGACATCCTCAACACGCTGACGTCGGTGCCGACCAGGATGCGCATCGTGCTGCTGGATTCCTGCCGCAACAATCCGTTCCCCGAGTTGAAGGCCGCGGGCCACGGGCTTGCGATCGTCGACGCCAAGGTCGGCGTTCCCGGCACCTTCCTGTCGTTCTCGACCTCGCCGGGGGCCGAAGCCGAGGATGGCAACGGCGTCGACAGCCCCTACACCACGGCGCTGCTTGCCGCCGCCAAGGAGCCGGGGCCGATCGAGGAAACCTTCAAGCGCGTTCGCCTGTCGGTCAACAAGGCGACCGAAGGCCGGCAGACGCCTTGGGACAGTTCGTCGCTGACCGAAGATTTCAGATTCTCCGGGCCTGCGGTCGCCGGTCCGAAGCTCGCCGCCACGCCCAAGCGGACGGTCGAGCAATGGCGCGGCGATTTGACGGGCAAGCCGGTCGAGGTCGCCAATGAATTGATCGTGGCCGACGGCACCGACGAGGCCTATGAGGCCTTCGTCGGCCTGTATCCGCAAACGCCGTTCGGGCTGCAGGCGCGCGACTGGCTCGATCGCCACCGCCGCATGGTGGCGTGGAAGAACGCCGTTCTCATCAACACCGCGGCGGGCTATCGCGCCTTCCTCGCGCAATATCCCGACAGCGATCTCACGGCGACAGCGCGCAAGCTGGAAGAGCGGTTGCGCAACCGGCCGGACGTCGCAGCCGTGGTCGCGGCTCCCGTCAGCGTTCCCGCCACCAATGTCGCGCTGGCCGCACCCACCTGTCCGTGCACCACGCCGCCACAGCCTCTGAAGAAGGTCGACCTGCCGGCGAAGAAGCGCACCGATCCCGATACGCCCAAGCGTGCGAGCTCGACGCCGTCGCGCCGCGTCATCGACGAGGATGTCGTGGTCGTGCGTCGCCCGCCGCCGCCGCGCGACGTCTACGAGCCGTCAGGACCGCCGATTGGCATCGGGATCGGGATCGGCATTGGCGGCGGTGGATTTGGCGGCCGCTCCGGCGGCGAGGGGATGAGCCGGAGGGGTGGATACTAA